The following proteins come from a genomic window of Corallococcus sp. NCRR:
- a CDS encoding histidine kinase dimerization/phospho-acceptor domain-containing protein produces METTLTAVAEQALRGGTRAGLEALLKASLRLTGATGAALYEGRACVMKVGNVPARRADASKRPSVLELWPAPMTTSQRSVVKRFSAFAPALLAAHAREVAQGARQARLLEAKRRLERTVALQDKRRSRAAHDLRTPLMVIKGYVDMMLKGTGGPLGPQAQRYLERIAKVAADQKELIDRRLSPPVPGLDDLRPVLTQAFAPTRSRAAPTLTLPAERTVPVSGAPADWELLARTLARGTAGAVAVDVHLSPAQDASQWLLRVRACPGAALTARTQGMLQQLAERLGGTLAVAVEPRLEITLVLPGDDAFPVAVHR; encoded by the coding sequence ATGGAAACGACGCTGACGGCGGTGGCCGAGCAGGCGCTGCGCGGAGGAACGCGCGCGGGCCTGGAGGCTCTCCTCAAGGCGTCCTTGCGGCTGACCGGCGCGACCGGCGCGGCCCTCTATGAAGGACGCGCGTGCGTGATGAAGGTGGGGAATGTCCCCGCCCGTCGCGCGGATGCATCGAAGAGGCCTTCCGTCTTGGAGCTATGGCCCGCGCCGATGACGACGTCGCAGCGGAGCGTGGTGAAGCGCTTCAGCGCGTTCGCCCCGGCGCTGCTCGCGGCGCACGCGCGCGAGGTGGCCCAGGGCGCGCGGCAGGCCCGCTTGCTCGAAGCGAAGCGGCGCCTGGAGCGCACCGTGGCCCTGCAGGACAAGCGGCGCTCGCGCGCGGCGCACGACCTGCGAACGCCGCTGATGGTCATCAAGGGCTACGTGGACATGATGCTCAAGGGCACCGGCGGACCGCTGGGCCCGCAGGCGCAGCGCTACCTGGAGCGGATCGCCAAGGTCGCCGCGGATCAGAAGGAGCTCATCGACCGGCGCCTGTCGCCGCCGGTGCCGGGCCTGGACGACCTGCGCCCCGTGCTGACGCAGGCCTTCGCGCCCACGCGAAGCCGCGCCGCCCCCACGCTGACGCTGCCCGCGGAACGGACCGTGCCGGTGAGCGGCGCCCCGGCGGACTGGGAGCTGCTCGCCCGAACCCTGGCGAGGGGCACCGCTGGCGCTGTCGCCGTGGACGTCCATTTGAGTCCGGCCCAGGACGCCTCCCAGTGGCTGCTGCGCGTCCGGGCCTGCCCTGGCGCGGCCCTGACGGCGCGGACGCAGGGCATGCTCCAGCAGCTCGCGGAGCGCCTGGGAGGCACGCTGGCCGTGGCCGTGGAGCCCCGGCTGGAAATCACCCTGGTGCTGCCGGGGGATGACGCCTTTCCCGTTGCCGTCCATCGCTGA
- a CDS encoding hybrid sensor histidine kinase/response regulator, protein MDPQLLRSIWPVFAAETREQIQAIGSKVLGLEQPASARDADLLPSLKRVVHSLKGSAASLGLDDIERIVHAIEDGLSHVNVEQPISRGAVEAMLRGLSAIENALNRGDAGEQPVVDGVASLLKALGHEEPAAPGSDDAAINGPLGEDGLKALVALENALSTLVSPKVEDRAAAVRAAVDQAHALRQSAEAVQADVVASLAEAAALGFTRMEEGGDAAGQAASEVAGALVDLRMALSVAEEADAVREPEPVNLAPVPVAAKPAARASTPTPEGRAGTVDRAVRVSVKTLDSLALQVEHLVSGRAQLGRRTEGFRSLTDQAHEVLLHLERAASQLAMSGGGPALEPLRTGVGLMRTMQKRLLEQAKEAHRDGEQQALIGQVIRDDLRDLRMVPASQVLEPLRRTVRETASRLGKEVALELGGTDVRLDRRIVDALKDPLVHLVRNAIDHGLEMPAARRAAGKPETGRLVVRVEARGTRIGVIVEDDGGGLDPVRVRATAVRRGLMTQEAADKLSDAQAARLIFQPGFSTRDEVTSTSGRGVGLDVVLATAQRLQGSVDVEYTAGRGTRFIVDLPLTLAAALGLLVRTGTTVTAIPSDTVKRVLRLDADDVGTVAGRVVARLDGEQLTFLSLSEAIGLPRMPLALESGRRQTAVLLSLGEERVLYAIDEVVGQQELVVRSLGKHLRDVTHLAGAAVLDDGRVVPVLNAPELLRAAKPDTRTSSGESKLPRILVCDDSLTTRFAMKSLLEIAGYPVVTASDGEEAWQVLERVHCHLVVSDWQMPRLDGVGLARRIKGHPMFRRTPIILVTSLDSNEDRAAGLEAGADGYLVKREVERGKLLELVRQLLPSSAA, encoded by the coding sequence ATGGATCCGCAGTTGCTGCGCAGCATCTGGCCGGTGTTCGCCGCGGAGACGCGCGAGCAGATTCAGGCCATCGGGTCGAAGGTGCTGGGGCTGGAGCAGCCGGCCAGCGCCCGCGACGCGGACCTGCTGCCGTCGCTCAAGCGCGTGGTGCACAGCCTCAAGGGCTCCGCGGCGAGCCTGGGGCTGGACGACATCGAACGCATCGTCCACGCCATTGAGGACGGGCTGTCCCACGTCAACGTGGAGCAGCCCATCTCCCGGGGCGCCGTGGAGGCGATGCTCCGGGGCCTGTCCGCCATCGAGAACGCCCTCAACCGGGGCGACGCGGGGGAACAGCCCGTGGTGGACGGCGTGGCCTCGCTGCTCAAGGCCCTGGGCCACGAGGAGCCGGCCGCCCCTGGCTCCGACGACGCCGCCATCAACGGCCCGTTGGGCGAGGACGGGCTGAAGGCGCTGGTGGCGCTGGAGAACGCGCTGAGCACGCTGGTGTCCCCCAAGGTGGAGGACCGGGCGGCCGCGGTGCGCGCGGCGGTGGACCAGGCGCACGCCCTGCGCCAGAGCGCGGAGGCCGTCCAGGCGGACGTGGTGGCGTCCCTGGCGGAGGCCGCGGCGCTGGGCTTCACGCGCATGGAGGAGGGCGGGGACGCGGCGGGACAGGCGGCGTCCGAGGTCGCGGGCGCGCTGGTGGACCTGCGCATGGCGCTGAGCGTGGCGGAGGAAGCGGACGCGGTCCGGGAGCCCGAGCCCGTGAACCTGGCTCCGGTCCCGGTGGCGGCGAAGCCCGCGGCGCGCGCGAGCACCCCGACTCCCGAAGGCAGGGCCGGGACGGTGGACCGCGCGGTGCGCGTGTCGGTGAAGACGCTGGACTCGCTGGCGCTCCAGGTGGAGCACCTGGTGTCCGGGCGGGCGCAGCTGGGCCGGCGCACGGAGGGCTTCCGGTCGCTGACGGACCAGGCGCACGAGGTGCTGCTGCACCTGGAGCGCGCCGCGTCGCAGCTGGCCATGTCCGGCGGCGGGCCCGCGCTGGAGCCGCTGCGCACGGGCGTGGGCCTGATGCGCACGATGCAGAAGCGCCTCCTGGAGCAGGCGAAGGAGGCGCACCGCGACGGTGAGCAGCAGGCGCTCATCGGGCAGGTCATCCGCGACGACCTGCGCGACCTGCGCATGGTGCCGGCCTCGCAGGTGCTGGAGCCCTTGCGGCGCACGGTGCGCGAGACGGCTTCGCGGCTGGGCAAGGAGGTGGCGCTGGAGCTGGGCGGCACCGACGTGCGGCTCGACCGGCGCATCGTGGACGCGCTGAAGGATCCGCTGGTGCACCTGGTGCGCAACGCCATCGACCACGGGCTGGAGATGCCCGCGGCGCGCAGGGCGGCGGGCAAGCCGGAGACGGGCCGGCTGGTGGTGCGGGTGGAGGCGCGGGGAACGCGCATCGGCGTCATCGTGGAGGATGACGGCGGGGGCCTGGATCCGGTGCGCGTGCGCGCGACGGCAGTGCGCCGGGGCCTGATGACCCAGGAGGCGGCGGACAAGCTGTCGGACGCGCAGGCCGCGCGGCTCATCTTCCAGCCGGGCTTCTCCACGCGCGACGAGGTGACCTCCACGTCGGGTCGTGGAGTCGGCCTGGACGTGGTGCTGGCCACCGCGCAGCGGCTGCAGGGCAGCGTGGACGTGGAGTACACGGCTGGCAGGGGGACGCGCTTCATCGTGGACCTGCCGCTGACGCTGGCGGCGGCGCTGGGCCTGCTGGTGCGCACCGGCACCACCGTCACCGCGATTCCCTCCGACACCGTGAAGCGCGTGCTGCGGCTGGACGCGGACGACGTGGGCACGGTGGCGGGGCGCGTGGTGGCGCGGCTGGACGGCGAGCAGCTCACGTTCTTGTCGCTCTCGGAGGCCATCGGCCTGCCGCGCATGCCGCTCGCGCTGGAGTCGGGCCGGCGGCAGACCGCGGTGCTCCTGTCCCTGGGCGAGGAGCGCGTGCTGTACGCCATCGACGAGGTGGTGGGGCAGCAGGAGCTGGTGGTCCGCTCCCTGGGCAAGCACCTGCGGGACGTCACGCACCTGGCGGGCGCGGCGGTGCTGGACGACGGCCGCGTGGTGCCGGTGCTCAACGCGCCGGAGTTGCTGCGCGCGGCCAAGCCGGACACGCGCACCTCCAGCGGCGAATCCAAGCTGCCGCGCATCCTGGTGTGCGACGACTCGCTCACCACGCGCTTCGCGATGAAGTCCCTGCTGGAGATCGCCGGCTACCCGGTGGTGACGGCGTCGGACGGCGAGGAGGCGTGGCAGGTGCTGGAGCGCGTGCACTGCCACCTGGTGGTCAGCGACTGGCAGATGCCCCGGCTGGACGGCGTGGGACTGGCGCGGCGGATCAAGGGCCACCCCATGTTCCGGCGCACGCCCATCATCCTGGTCACCTCGCTGGACAGCAACGAGGACCGCGCGGCCGGCCTGGAGGCGGGCGCGGACGGCTACCTCGTCAAGCGCGAGGTGGAGCGCGGCAAGCTCCTGGAGCTCGTGCGACAGCTGCTGCCCAGCTCCGCGGCCTGA
- a CDS encoding chemotaxis protein CheW, with protein MSNEDRKLLPIDFDELKASLDAAQMLLEGATVVSAHRRREVLHQRAVALANSRHETRQEVVTVLAFHVGGERYAVKIDYVDHVLESRGMCSLPGAPRHVLGALLSRSRIVPVLDLRQLLGLEGGGMSDLSKVVVVEVEDEAFGLAAEVVDGRLELPRAELSQPPPGPFLFLTSDRLTVLDLTQLGNPAAARRG; from the coding sequence ATGTCCAACGAAGACCGCAAGCTCCTGCCCATCGACTTCGACGAGCTGAAGGCCTCGCTCGACGCGGCCCAGATGCTGCTCGAAGGCGCCACGGTGGTGAGCGCCCACAGGCGGCGCGAGGTGCTGCACCAGCGCGCGGTGGCGCTGGCCAACTCGCGCCATGAGACGCGCCAGGAGGTCGTCACGGTGCTCGCCTTCCACGTGGGCGGCGAGCGCTACGCGGTGAAGATCGACTACGTGGACCACGTGCTGGAGTCGCGCGGGATGTGCTCGCTGCCCGGGGCGCCGCGCCACGTGCTGGGGGCGCTCCTGTCGCGCTCGCGCATCGTGCCGGTGCTGGACCTGCGGCAGCTGTTGGGGCTGGAGGGCGGGGGCATGTCCGACCTGAGCAAGGTCGTGGTGGTGGAAGTGGAGGACGAGGCGTTCGGGCTGGCGGCGGAGGTCGTGGACGGACGGCTGGAGTTGCCGCGCGCGGAGCTGTCCCAGCCGCCGCCGGGGCCGTTCCTGTTCCTGACGTCGGACCGGCTCACGGTGCTGGACCTCACACAGCTGGGCAACCCGGCGGCCGCACGGCGCGGCTAG
- a CDS encoding response regulator gives MNSNVTGGARKAAKVLIVEDTKTITNLLQVYLMGWGLDFLDAPNGAVGLKRAREQKPDLIISDVQMPEMDGFALCAAIRGDPKLHDTPFMLLTSLKDDASRQKGKLVGASAFLNKPVSVDDLRSKVRDILKLPATKY, from the coding sequence ATGAACAGCAACGTGACGGGTGGGGCACGCAAGGCGGCGAAGGTGCTCATCGTGGAGGACACGAAGACCATCACCAACCTCCTGCAGGTCTACCTGATGGGGTGGGGGCTGGACTTCCTGGACGCGCCCAACGGCGCGGTGGGACTGAAGCGGGCGCGCGAGCAGAAGCCGGACCTCATCATCTCCGACGTGCAGATGCCGGAGATGGACGGCTTCGCGCTGTGCGCGGCCATCCGGGGCGACCCGAAGCTGCACGACACGCCCTTCATGCTGCTCACGTCGCTGAAGGACGACGCGAGCCGCCAGAAGGGGAAGCTCGTCGGCGCGAGCGCGTTCCTCAACAAGCCGGTGTCCGTGGACGACCTGCGCTCCAAGGTGCGGGACATCCTCAAGCTGCCGGCCACGAAGTACTGA
- a CDS encoding methyl-accepting chemotaxis protein, producing MEAKGLKVASPQGADSTRLSLRTKILGGTGIFGIVLVGILTFAFWMQMSDGLLDELTKRARAVGIGMAFSVAASAASNDAAMLQLGTDAALKSVPDIAYIVIRDSSGKVLARSAGEQFSTAAAVEPADGDGVVDRLLTAGTLPVVETTAPILFGPPGSAPKRVGTVQLALDREALAESLSSSTWRTAGLGLLVLVLGLLAAAGMASLFIQPLERLARAAVGIAAGDLRQQIDTTGTDEIGELARSFATMADALVHLLHDLRGAATDLEHEAAGVLATSTQQSAMAHQQASAINETSTTVAEIAQTSKQATSYADAVIAQTQKSESLSAQGQKVVTESVEGMEKLGEQVKAIALSITDLNERTLQISDIIGQVKDVAEQSNLLALNASIEAAKAGEHGRGFAVVATEMRTLAEQSRMAAEQVRVLLGEVQKGTRVAVTTTDEGSRRAQAAMELARGAGSTILGLSEVIRESSGAARQIAGNTRQQTIGVEQIATAMGELTSAMSDSVEGTRRIEQVAGNLSILSKRFSELVGRYQL from the coding sequence GTGGAAGCGAAAGGTTTGAAGGTGGCGTCGCCTCAAGGGGCGGATTCGACCAGGCTCAGCCTGCGGACGAAGATCCTCGGGGGCACGGGCATCTTCGGCATCGTGCTGGTCGGCATCCTGACCTTCGCGTTCTGGATGCAGATGAGCGACGGCCTGCTGGATGAGCTCACCAAGCGCGCGCGCGCGGTGGGCATCGGCATGGCGTTCAGCGTGGCCGCGTCCGCGGCGTCGAACGACGCGGCGATGCTCCAGCTGGGCACCGACGCGGCCCTCAAGAGCGTGCCGGACATCGCGTACATCGTGATCCGCGACTCGAGCGGCAAGGTGCTGGCGCGCTCCGCGGGCGAGCAGTTCTCGACCGCCGCCGCCGTGGAGCCCGCGGACGGCGACGGGGTGGTGGACCGCCTCCTGACGGCCGGCACGCTGCCCGTGGTGGAGACGACGGCGCCCATCCTCTTCGGCCCGCCGGGCAGCGCGCCCAAGCGCGTGGGCACCGTGCAGCTGGCGCTGGACCGCGAGGCGCTGGCGGAGTCGCTGTCCTCCAGCACCTGGCGCACCGCGGGCCTGGGCCTGCTGGTGCTGGTGCTGGGCCTCCTGGCGGCGGCCGGCATGGCCAGCCTCTTCATCCAGCCGCTGGAGCGGCTGGCCCGCGCGGCGGTGGGGATCGCCGCGGGGGATCTGCGCCAGCAGATCGACACCACCGGCACGGACGAGATTGGCGAGCTGGCGCGCAGCTTCGCCACCATGGCGGACGCGCTGGTGCACCTGCTGCACGACCTGCGCGGCGCGGCCACGGACCTGGAGCACGAGGCCGCGGGCGTGCTGGCCACGTCCACGCAGCAGTCCGCGATGGCGCACCAGCAGGCGTCCGCCATCAACGAGACCAGCACCACGGTGGCGGAGATCGCCCAGACCTCCAAGCAGGCCACGTCCTACGCGGACGCCGTGATTGCCCAGACGCAGAAGTCGGAGTCGCTCAGCGCCCAGGGCCAGAAGGTCGTCACGGAGAGCGTGGAGGGCATGGAGAAGCTGGGCGAACAGGTGAAGGCCATTGCCCTGTCCATCACCGACCTGAACGAGCGCACGCTGCAGATCAGCGACATCATCGGGCAGGTGAAGGACGTGGCGGAGCAGTCCAACCTGCTGGCCCTCAACGCCTCCATCGAGGCGGCGAAGGCGGGCGAGCACGGGCGCGGCTTCGCCGTGGTCGCCACGGAGATGCGCACGCTGGCGGAGCAGTCCCGCATGGCGGCCGAGCAGGTGCGCGTGCTCCTGGGGGAGGTGCAGAAGGGCACCCGCGTGGCCGTCACCACGACGGACGAGGGCAGCAGGCGCGCCCAGGCGGCGATGGAGCTGGCGCGCGGCGCGGGCTCCACCATCCTGGGCCTGTCGGAGGTCATCCGCGAGTCGTCCGGGGCGGCGCGGCAGATCGCGGGCAACACGCGGCAGCAGACCATTGGCGTGGAGCAGATCGCCACGGCGATGGGCGAGCTGACGTCCGCCATGAGTGATTCGGTGGAGGGCACCCGGCGCATCGAGCAGGTGGCCGGCAACCTCTCCATCTTGTCGAAGCGCTTCTCTGAACTTGTAGGCAGGTACCAGCTATGA
- a CDS encoding CheR family methyltransferase: MSEGLLDDATLAKVEEVLQGACGLTLASSLRRSLEPALSRAALTRNLSEVAFLRQLLIREPTAVEAFIEHAVIGETYFFRHPEHLRALASRAKAHQGGPFHVWSAGCASGEEPYSIAMALMAAGLGNGGRFRVLATDVSGRALQRAKAGVYSPWSLRRIEPDLEKRFLVPHPAVSGNDTQHTVSPEVVRTVDFRRHNLATDAVPSLGFHAIFCRNVLIYFTPELVRAVLSRLVSALAPGGLLFVSPAEVPLTNGMGLETLDVDGTPVLRMPLEQPWLAGESATVAPRRDALSSFTAAALGRTMPVPDGPRLEPRRDTPAPGSLRLEPRRPTPAPMPAYAPRATPRTPAPEAARAQAATPAARAAQDAGLLTRALEAAHAGQFEEAEALAREAARALSPEAYLLLAMVAESRNDLDAAVEAVRKALYLEPQLALGHATLVALYSRLDRREDAERARQNALRALDGLDDEHPLRGVETTMTAGGLRQALAPRPSQMGWQGAR, from the coding sequence GTGAGCGAAGGGCTTCTCGATGACGCAACGCTCGCGAAGGTCGAGGAGGTGCTCCAGGGCGCCTGCGGCCTGACGCTCGCGAGCAGCCTGCGTCGCTCGCTGGAGCCCGCGCTGTCCCGCGCGGCGCTGACGCGCAACCTGTCCGAGGTGGCCTTCCTGCGCCAGCTGCTCATCCGCGAGCCGACGGCGGTGGAGGCCTTCATCGAGCACGCCGTCATCGGCGAGACCTACTTCTTCCGCCACCCTGAGCACCTGCGCGCGCTGGCCTCGCGGGCGAAGGCGCACCAGGGCGGCCCGTTCCACGTCTGGAGCGCGGGCTGCGCGAGCGGCGAGGAGCCCTACAGCATCGCCATGGCGCTGATGGCCGCGGGGCTGGGCAACGGCGGGCGCTTCCGCGTGCTGGCGACGGACGTGTCCGGCCGGGCGCTGCAGCGCGCGAAGGCCGGCGTGTACAGCCCGTGGTCGCTGCGGCGCATCGAGCCGGACCTGGAGAAGCGCTTCCTGGTGCCGCACCCGGCCGTGTCGGGGAACGACACGCAGCACACCGTCTCCCCGGAGGTCGTGCGCACGGTGGACTTCCGCCGCCACAACCTGGCCACGGACGCGGTTCCGTCCCTGGGCTTCCACGCCATCTTCTGCCGCAACGTCCTCATCTACTTCACGCCGGAGCTGGTGCGCGCGGTGCTGAGCCGGCTGGTGAGCGCGCTCGCGCCGGGCGGGCTGCTCTTCGTGTCGCCCGCGGAGGTGCCGCTCACCAACGGGATGGGGCTGGAGACGCTGGACGTGGATGGCACCCCCGTCCTGCGCATGCCCCTGGAGCAGCCGTGGCTCGCGGGCGAGTCCGCGACCGTGGCCCCGCGCCGTGACGCGCTCTCATCCTTCACCGCCGCCGCGCTCGGCCGGACGATGCCGGTGCCGGACGGCCCGCGGCTGGAGCCCCGCCGCGACACGCCGGCGCCGGGCAGCCTGCGGCTGGAGCCCCGCCGTCCCACCCCCGCGCCCATGCCGGCCTACGCGCCGCGCGCGACCCCTCGGACGCCGGCCCCGGAGGCCGCTCGGGCCCAGGCCGCCACGCCGGCTGCTCGCGCGGCCCAGGACGCGGGCCTGCTGACGCGGGCGCTGGAGGCGGCGCACGCGGGCCAGTTCGAGGAGGCGGAGGCGCTGGCGCGCGAGGCGGCGCGGGCGCTGTCCCCGGAGGCGTACCTGCTCCTGGCGATGGTGGCCGAGTCGCGCAACGACCTGGACGCGGCGGTGGAGGCGGTGCGCAAGGCGCTGTATCTGGAGCCGCAGCTGGCGCTGGGACATGCGACGCTGGTGGCGCTCTACAGCCGCCTGGACAGGCGCGAGGACGCGGAGCGCGCGCGGCAGAACGCGCTGCGCGCGCTGGATGGATTGGATGACGAGCACCCGCTGCGAGGCGTGGAGACGACGATGACGGCGGGAGGCCTGCGGCAGGCGCTGGCCCCCCGTCCTTCGCAGATGGGCTGGCAGGGCGCGCGCTGA
- a CDS encoding chemotaxis protein CheW: MAETPRVPVPPQARRLSVQQRLSALEAEQNQLRQELASLQGEVRLPGLYLTVEAGDTTALVPAKQVQEVVRLVALDPLPGAPVHVSGSFVYRGSPAVVVDVARMMGVKRTPDLDSLLVVIDAGRMVALLVDRVKDLVETPVLVDGSQGGEEKLPWDGTGLMAGLCRTPEGLRPLLRTSALLNGTEGL, encoded by the coding sequence ATGGCCGAAACCCCCAGAGTCCCCGTTCCTCCGCAGGCGCGCCGGCTCTCCGTGCAACAGCGCCTGAGCGCGCTGGAGGCGGAGCAGAACCAGTTGCGCCAGGAGCTCGCCTCCCTGCAGGGAGAGGTCCGCCTGCCGGGCCTCTACCTGACCGTGGAGGCAGGCGACACGACCGCGCTCGTGCCCGCGAAGCAGGTGCAGGAGGTGGTGCGGTTGGTGGCGCTGGATCCGCTGCCCGGCGCGCCGGTGCACGTGTCCGGTTCATTCGTCTACCGCGGCAGTCCGGCGGTGGTGGTGGACGTGGCGCGCATGATGGGCGTCAAGCGCACGCCGGACCTGGACTCGCTGCTGGTGGTGATCGACGCGGGCCGCATGGTGGCGCTGCTGGTGGACCGGGTGAAGGACCTGGTGGAGACGCCGGTGCTGGTGGACGGCTCGCAGGGCGGCGAGGAGAAGCTGCCCTGGGATGGCACCGGGCTGATGGCCGGGCTGTGCCGCACGCCGGAAGGCCTGCGCCCGCTGCTGCGCACGAGCGCGCTGCTGAACGGCACGGAGGGCCTGTGA
- a CDS encoding TonB family protein, with protein sequence MIKSDSPSPEAPGTDPLIGRTLNGRFSILEPLGVGGMGKVYRALQAPLERVVALKVLNPNFPSSRDPGFQKRFLREASLTSKLRHPNTVTVIDYGQTDDGIYYIAMEYLEGRTLQQVLGQAGPLPWARAVSVAQQVCRSLREAHALGIVHRDLKPANIMILNEADQDLVKVLDFGLVKSVAPQQEGPVSPEITQNGTFLGSPQYMAPEQARNVADARSDVYSLGIMLFQMLMGRPPFIARDHIELIFAHYKEPPPTFQSVRPDLAVPPEIEMVVRRCLEKDPARRFQTMDELLEGLREAHMAAGGNSGVFRRLGGATTTGPYPSPPTTGPYASPLFANVGNAEPADGGLAVDISVEVPADVQRARQRTLMMGALGGVMVAGLVGITLFLLRGGGAEDKPAQPAAQAAAPTAQAPVAEAPTAAPAPGKVRFRLMSQPSGARVYYKGKEKGVTPFVMELPLGSEGSITAELTFALEGYQTETLITGGSGEVVLSQKLTRRRGGGERPSRVDLANASTPEDFENVAPATPGGLAAPVMMQATAPSAPAAVPAATSDKALGALGASAATPVSAAGSLAVPSLTTGALAPVNPNAVIPFNDAMERPTLLEEGRDIAYTREALAIKAEGLVAVRCTITNKGRVENCRILKMVQHMDKAVLDSLQSRVYKPIQYQGRPANVDYTFTMRLVSPRR encoded by the coding sequence ATGATCAAGAGCGATTCCCCGAGCCCTGAGGCGCCGGGAACGGATCCGCTCATCGGCCGGACGTTGAACGGCCGCTTCAGCATTCTGGAGCCCCTGGGCGTGGGTGGCATGGGCAAGGTGTACCGCGCCCTGCAAGCACCGCTGGAGCGGGTGGTCGCACTCAAGGTGCTCAACCCCAACTTCCCGAGCAGCCGCGACCCCGGCTTCCAGAAGCGCTTCCTGCGCGAAGCGTCCCTGACGTCGAAGCTGCGGCACCCGAACACCGTCACCGTCATCGACTACGGGCAGACGGACGACGGCATCTATTACATCGCGATGGAGTACCTGGAGGGCCGCACGCTCCAGCAGGTGCTCGGCCAGGCCGGGCCGCTGCCCTGGGCCCGCGCGGTGTCGGTGGCGCAGCAGGTGTGCCGCTCGCTGCGCGAGGCGCACGCGCTGGGCATCGTCCACCGCGACCTGAAGCCCGCGAACATCATGATCCTCAACGAGGCGGATCAGGACCTGGTGAAGGTCCTGGACTTCGGCCTCGTGAAGTCCGTGGCGCCGCAGCAGGAGGGGCCGGTCAGCCCCGAAATCACCCAGAACGGCACGTTCCTGGGCTCGCCGCAGTACATGGCGCCGGAGCAGGCGCGCAACGTGGCGGACGCACGCAGCGACGTGTACTCGCTGGGCATCATGCTGTTCCAGATGCTGATGGGCCGGCCGCCGTTCATCGCGCGCGACCACATTGAGCTCATCTTCGCCCACTACAAGGAGCCGCCCCCCACCTTCCAGTCCGTGCGCCCGGATCTCGCGGTGCCGCCAGAGATTGAGATGGTGGTGCGCCGCTGTCTGGAGAAGGACCCGGCGCGGCGCTTCCAGACGATGGACGAGCTGCTGGAGGGCCTGCGCGAGGCGCACATGGCCGCGGGCGGCAACAGCGGCGTGTTCCGCCGGCTGGGCGGCGCCACGACGACGGGCCCCTACCCCTCTCCGCCGACGACGGGCCCCTACGCGTCCCCGCTGTTCGCCAACGTGGGCAACGCGGAGCCCGCGGACGGCGGGCTTGCGGTGGACATCAGCGTGGAGGTGCCCGCGGACGTACAGCGCGCCCGCCAGCGCACGCTCATGATGGGCGCGCTGGGCGGCGTGATGGTGGCGGGCCTGGTGGGCATCACGCTGTTCCTCCTGCGCGGCGGCGGCGCGGAGGACAAGCCCGCGCAGCCGGCGGCTCAGGCCGCGGCCCCCACGGCGCAGGCCCCGGTGGCGGAGGCGCCCACGGCGGCGCCCGCGCCGGGCAAGGTGCGCTTCCGGCTGATGAGCCAGCCGTCCGGCGCGCGCGTCTACTACAAGGGCAAGGAGAAGGGCGTGACGCCCTTCGTGATGGAGCTGCCCCTGGGCAGCGAGGGCAGCATCACCGCGGAGCTGACCTTCGCGCTGGAGGGCTACCAGACGGAGACCCTCATCACCGGCGGCTCCGGTGAGGTGGTGCTGTCCCAGAAGCTGACCAGGCGCCGGGGCGGCGGTGAGCGCCCGAGCCGCGTGGACCTGGCCAACGCCTCCACCCCCGAGGACTTCGAGAACGTGGCCCCGGCGACGCCGGGTGGGCTCGCGGCGCCGGTGATGATGCAGGCCACGGCCCCGTCCGCCCCCGCGGCCGTCCCCGCCGCGACGTCGGACAAGGCGCTGGGCGCGCTGGGCGCGTCCGCCGCGACGCCGGTCAGCGCGGCGGGCAGCCTGGCGGTGCCGTCACTGACGACCGGCGCGCTCGCGCCCGTCAACCCGAACGCCGTCATCCCCTTCAACGACGCCATGGAGCGGCCGACGCTGCTCGAGGAGGGCCGGGACATCGCCTACACGCGCGAGGCGCTCGCCATCAAGGCGGAGGGGCTCGTGGCGGTCCGCTGCACCATCACCAACAAGGGGCGCGTGGAGAACTGCCGCATCCTGAAGATGGTGCAGCACATGGACAAGGCGGTGCTCGACTCGCTCCAGTCGCGCGTCTACAAGCCCATCCAGTACCAGGGCCGCCCGGCGAACGTGGACTACACGTTCACCATGCGGCTCGTCTCCCCGCGCCGCTAG